Proteins from a genomic interval of Sander vitreus isolate 19-12246 chromosome 6, sanVit1, whole genome shotgun sequence:
- the LOC144518872 gene encoding uncharacterized protein LOC144518872: protein MKISETHCEVVASALKSNPSHLRKLDLSDNDLYGPAVKLLSAGLSSPNCRLKTLRKELCFSGLSSEVQPLPSEGAGPELQQAGGFRSEAALWFSGEHKLETLRLSGCSLSEISCDSLASALKINPSHLRELDLSDNELPDSGVKLLSNHVERTHCRLTLRIDNMLITAEKQKKLEYSVPAEYNVPAEDSVPAEYSIPAEDGVPGEDSVPAEDGVPAEDNMSAEDSVPAEDSVPAEDSVPAEYSVPGEDSVPAEYSVPGEDSVPAEYSVPAEYGVPAEDGVPAEDSVPAEESIPAEESVPAESEDLLCKMNNGIFSSSSPSNINLNLKRQDINSKTTIINRRKYCFYVLSESVPAKNSVPADEKLLPVRTQFVNGVTEPVLNQLLDILLQVKVINDAEMESIKTKVRADKARDVIDTVRRKGAKASSVLTAALCQLDPFLSKELNLKLWGRPLAHPVRAYAPCRLSPLQLRGFESNLLPFAACHPSISPFHIYIHCHCLIKGKAPKKRRKKK, encoded by the exons ATGAA AATCTCAGAGACTCACTGTGAAGTTGTGGCCTCAGCTCTGAAGTCCAACCCCTCCCATTTGAGAAAGCTGGACCTGAGTGACAACGACCTGTATGGTCCAGCAGTGAAGCTTTTGTCTGCTGGACTGAGTAGTCCAAACTGTAGACTGAAGACGTTGAG AAAAGAGCTGTGCTTCTCTGGCCTCAGCTCTGAagtccaacccctcccatctgaggGAGCTGGACCTGAGTTACAACAAGCTGGGggattcaggagtgaagctgCTTTGTGGTTTTCTGGAGAGCACAAACTGGAGACTCTAAG attgaGTGGCTGCAGTTTGTCAGAGATCAGCTGTGATTCTCTGGCCTCAGCTCTGAAGatcaacccctcccatctgagagagctggatcTGAGTGACAACGAGCTACCAgattcaggagtgaagctgCTCTCTAATCATGTGGAGAGAACACACTGTAGACTGACTCTGAG GATTGATAACATGTTGATCACAGCtgagaaacaaaagaaat tAGAATACAGCGTCCCAGCAGAATACAACGTCCCAGCAGAGGACAGCGTCCCAGCAGAATACAGCATCCCAGCAGAAGACGGCGTCCCAGGAGAGGACAGCGTCCCAGCAGAAGACGGCGTCCCAGCAGAGGATAACATGTCAGCAGAGGACAGCGTCCCAGCAGAGGACAGCGTCCCAGCAGAGGACAGCGTCCCAGCAGAATACAGCGTCCCAGGAGAGGACAGCGTCCCAGCAGAATACAGCGTCCCAGGAGAGGACAGCGTCCCAGCAGAATACAGCGTCCCAGCAGAATACGGCGTCCCAGCAGAGGACGGCGTCCCAGCAGAGGACAGCGTCCCAGCAGAGGAGAGCATCCCAGCAGAGGAGAGCGTCCCAGCAGAATCAGAAGATTTATTGTGCAAAATGAACAATGGCATTTTTAGCAGCAGTTCACCCAGTAacataaatctaaatctaaaaagacaagacataaatagtaaaacaacaatcataaatcgaaggaaatattgtttttatgtcTTGTCTGAGAGCGTCCCAGCAAAGAACAGCGTCCCAGCTGATGAGAAGCTATTGCCAGTTCGGACACAGTTTGTCAACGGAGTGACTGAACCTGTTCTGAATCAGCTTCTGGATATACTTCTTCAGGTTAAAGTGATAAATGACGCTGAAATGGAGTCGATCAAAACAAAAGTCAGAGCAGACAAAGCACGAGACGTGATCGACACGGTGCGAAGAAAGGGAGCTAAAGCCAGCTCAGTTCTGACCGCTGCTCTCTGTCAGTTAGACCCATTCCTTTCCAAAGAGCTGAACCTCAAACTGtgggggcggcctctagctcacccagtaagagcgtacgccccatgtaggctgagtcctttgcagctgcgcgggtttgaatccaacctgctgccctttgctgcgtgtcatccctcTATCTCCCCCTTTCATATATATATCCACTGTCATtgtctaataaagggaaaagccccaaaaaaaagaagaaaaaaaaagtga
- the aste1a gene encoding single-strand DNA endonuclease ASTE1, translating into MGVQGLGTLLEKHRNVYRDVQFRQSRLVIDGCNLIYLLYFDSGLDQNHGGEYAAFEALIEKFVKALRDCRITPYVVLDGGSDYTDKKLETVTERAKDRIIRTHEAAVEGSHKDILPQLVKVVFKQTLARLEVPVAKCYGEADQEIAALASEWQCPVLSKDSDFYIFDLPKPVGMLPLSDFQWEAVQGSGLQSYIPCKGYTTSSFCIVFQIQRQILPAFAALAGNDYVKLQRRESPIKWAQFAGPDSSWKSSRLEGLLCWLRRFNKPRDAFEAALGLMGELSEDKKKELMQGLHLGMEEYKIHPSSLKKFFIHGMVPPFPAVEEVAGCVPNWVRLPLTQARLTSDILDVLLLRRNSLNNPVEHSDKPSSNLTSQPLRQLMYGLLLGEGEEVMERDRDGLQIKFSPVKAVVPGTCQHLKLNSLDQAEPSLCLQVLLEALGVTEASLSNLPPLLRLPVAVTCYWLRCAQPRPDEALLKALLLGLSTGDALRQTAALQIPNQQCGKKLDVGVVHAINQWQSCLRVSIQLNQLLGFPLPEPPIARLFQGTLIHQLVHRMRSGAKIKPFPKKERSSARLYHTMQTVVHQFHTEEASAALEGHQRASAVAVVAAAPRRQPLDELTTNLQQLFLLYGDGDEEAATEACSTVKVQEDLHLNELVSVKTRYRAKERNNRCRNPELARKEECRGWDLL; encoded by the exons GTCTGGACCAGAATCATGGCGGGGAGTACGCTGCGTTTGAGGCGCTGATTGAGAAGTTCGTCAAAGCCCTCAGAGACTGCCGGATCACGCCGTACGTGGTGCTGGACGGAGGCTCGGACTACACGGACAAGAAGCTGGAAACTGTGACCGAAAGAGCCAAAGATCGCATCATTAGAACCCATGAAGCGGCCGTAGAGGGCAGTCACAAGGACATCCTGCCACAGCTGGTCAAGGTGGTGTTCAAACAGACGCTGGCGCGGCTGGAGGTCCCGGTGGCTAAGTGCTACGGAGAAGCTGACCAGGAGATCGCCGCCCTGGCCAGCGAGTGGCAGTGCCCGGTGCTGTCCAAAGACAGCGACTTCTACATCTTCGACCTCCCGAAGCCGGTGGGGATGCTGCCTCTATCCGACTTCCAGTGGGAGGCGGTACAAGGGAGCGGCTTGCAGAGCTACATCCCCTGCAAGGGCTATACCACATCCAGCTTCTGCATCGTCTTCCAAATCCAGCGCCAGATCCTGCCCGCCTTCGCCGCTCTGGCAGGGAATGACTACGTGAAGCTGCAGAGGAGGGAGTCGCCCATCAAGTGGGCTCAGTTCGCCGGGCCAGACAGCAGCTGGAAATCGAGCCGCCTGGAGGGGTTGCTCTGCTGGCTGAGGCGCTTCAACAAGCCGAGGGACGCCTTCGAGGCGGCGCTGGGGCTGATGGGAGAACTGAGCGAGGACAAAAAGAAGGAGCTGATGCAGGGTTTGCATCTGGGCATGGAGGAGTACAAAATCCATCCCAGCTCCCTGAAAAAGTTCTTCATCCATGGGATGGTGCCTCCGTTTCCAGCTGTGGAAGAG GTGGCGGGTTGTGTCCCAAACTGGGTCcggctgccgctgacacaggcCCGGCTGACTTCAGATATCCTGGACGTTCTGCTGCTGCGCAGGAACTCGCTCAACAACCCTGTGGAGCACTCTGACAAGCCCAGCTCTAACCTGACGTCCCAGCCGCTGCGCCAGCTGATGTATGGGCTGCTGCTGGGCGAAGGCGAGGAGGTGATGGAGCGAGACAGAGACGGTCTGCAGATCAAGTTCAGCCCAGTCAAAGCTGTCGTCCCAGGCACCTGCCAGCACCTGAAACTCAACTCGCTGGATCAG GCGGAGCCCTCTCTGTGCCTGCAGGTGTTACTAGAGGCTCTGGGCGTGACCGAGGCCTCTTTGAGCAACCTTCCGCCTCTGCTGCGCCTCCCAGTGGCCGTCACCTGCTACTGGCTGCGGTGCGCTCAGCCTCGGCCGGACGAGGCGCTGCTGAAGGCGCTGCTGCTGGGCCTGAGCACTGGAGACGCACTGAGACAAACAGCAG ctctgcagattccaaaccagCAATGTGGGAAAAAGCTGGACGTGGGCGTGGTTCACGCCATCAACCAATGGCAGAGCTGCCTGAGGGTCAGCATCCAGCTGAACCAGCTGCTGGGCTTCCCCTTACCTGAACCCCCGATCGCCAG GTTGTTTCAGGGGACGCTGATCCACCAGCTGGTCCACAGGATGAGGTCAGGAGCAAAAATTAAGCCCTTTCCGAAGAAGGAACGCTCCAGTGCGAGACTGTACCACACCATGCAGACCGTCGTCCACCAGTTCCACACTGAGGAGGCGTCTGCAGCCCTAGAGGGCCACCAGCGAGCGTCTGCGGTGGCCGTGGTGGCGGCTGCTCCGCGGCGGCAGCCTCTGGACGAGCTGACCACCAACCTGCAGCAGCTCTTCCTCCTGTATGGAGATGGCGACGAGGAGGCAGCGACCGAAGCGTGCAGCACGGTCAAAGTGCAGGAGGATCTGCATCTAAACGAACTGGTGTCAGTGAAAACTCGCTACAGAGCCAAAGAGAGAAACAACCGGTGCAGGAACCCAGAACTGGCCCGCAAAGAGGAGTGCCGGGGCTGGGACCTGCTCTGA